TAAGAAATAGGcgcgaaaaataaatttataactcgttattctaacaaattttattggatatttttattaagtatgaaatattaatagaatacactataaaaaaatatgatttcagttaAGGGTTGTtaagtaatagaaaaagaaaatcgcggttatagatttttttacaattttagctAATTTGACGCGCCTATAACTTGAAATTATCGTTTAGTTCTATTCTTTCAGGGTAACgaagaaaacagaattgctTCAGAAAACACTCTCAGTTTGAACGAAACAGGAAATACTGTCACTGATGAAACTACGGGCACGCCTTTCGCCACCCCAAAACCATTTCGGAAAAGAAGACGGCCTGAAGTAGAACAAGATCCAACACAAcaagaagctgtaaatattttacaaagaatgtacGAATCTAGAAAAAGCAGGGATGAAAATGACGCATTTGGAGAGTATGTCTCGATgaaactgaaacaaataaaaaacagtcaTGCTAAGAATACTGCTCAACAtcacattaacaatattttgtacaatgcGACAATGGGACAATATGATTTTCCAACAACCTTTACAGACCCAACCGCTAGTAGTTCCTGGGGATACAACTCTGAACCAAATCTATCCACTTTTTCGGAAAATAATGCTGACTGTAGCTCGAGAGGATACTACACCGCACCGAGTCCCTCGGCTTCATTTGAAACCAGTTCTTCGGATAACTCCAGGACACATACTCGTACCAGCGCAAGAACACAGAGTCCGTCTAATTTATCGGAATCAAGCCAAGATTCGACCCAATCATTAAACGATTTGTTGGaatcaatcaaaaattaaaaaatacatgtttggtttgttaagtattaaaaaaattattagtaaggtaagataggtacctacctaaagTATGATTAGATTAGatcatattaaaagtaaataaaaaaataattaaaaatgttgtttgACTTACCTGTATGTATTCCTTTAAAACCTCATTGAGAGCCTCGCACACTTCTGGTACGATAATAGATATCACTTGGTCTGACAACTTGAACACATTTCCAAGACTTTTATAACTGCTACCAGTTGCCAAAAATCTTAACGTTACCGCAAGTCTTTCCGTCACACTTACAGATTTTCTAAATGTAGTGTCTCGTTTGCCTATTTTTGCCccaattaaattttgtagataTTCAAATTCGGAACTGTTCATtcttataaaatcttttaagcAACCATCAATACCTAAATCCTTGAGATAGTCTGTGGCACTATATTTTCCTCTAGCTTTTAGCGTTTGGCGCATCCAATAAGAgcgctttttcttcttttttaaacaaaaaataaaagctattcCAATGAGCAAATCTTCTTCCATTTTCGTGTAGACGTCCTCAGCCCTCAGAAGGCGAAACCAAACTGCGAGCCAATACtagatgttataaaatgtttaaacattttccATCAATGTAGGAGCACTTATAACATGTAACAGTTTCTAACAAAGTGCAACAATTGTTAACATTTGTTAGTAAATGTTTtggtgttataaaatgtttacaaacattttataacggCAATGTGGGAGCACCATTATGTTCACATTTCCATTTTAGTTAAAGCGGAAACAAATGGATTGAAGTCGATAAGTTCAGATTTATCGAACTTCAATCAACAATCAATTTCATCGCTTTAGAtaagtgttttatatttttttttatgagaaaatgtCACGAGACCAGCAAGATGTTCACGTGACAGTATATGATGCGCCTGGCCCAAACACCGTAGTGCCTCTAATGATTGTGAGTTGAACCCCAAGTTCTGTGCGGCATCACAAATGCGCTTTGAGATATTAGAAGCTAAGTCTCATTatgccagtaatttcattagctgcgGCGCCTTTCAAAATTGAACGAGGAACTAAACAAAGTTTGCATTGCTATTAAGACGCAGCTGTGGCACCTAGTCGGAATCGTGTGTAATGAAGCCTcccaaaaatatgggtatataAAAACACACATATGTATGGGTATACTGTACGGAACCCTCTACGCGccagtccgactcgcacttggctaaTTTTAACTGGTGTGCCGTGAAACTTTAATGGACAAAAAGTGTGCCGTTAATACCAAAAGATTGATAACGCCTGAACTAGACTAACAGTTTTGTATAATTAGTATAGTaattttactagtgggaggttcctttgctcaggatgccggctagattatgggtaccacaacggcgcctatttctgccgtgaagcagtaatatgtaagcattactgtgtttcggtctgaagggcgccgtagctcgtgaaattactgggcagatgagacttaacatcttacgtctcaaggtgagaattttggggttttccaagaatcctgagcggcattgtaatgggcagggcgtatcaattaccatcagctgaacctcttgctcgtctcgtcccttatttttataaaagacataGGAATAAGTAGTTTAGGgtgtaaataaacaaattatgctGGTGCGTCAGGTGGCCGAGGAGAAGTTCTGCGAGACAACGATCGGGTGCCGCGACGTGATGCTGGCGCCCACCATGCGCGACATCATCCAGACAGACTACTTCCGGGTCGTGGTCGTGGATGACGAGGACGCGGTCGAGATCTGCGGCGCTCTCAAGGTAACGTTACATTCACTATTTGTCCCAATTTGTTATCGCCATGTCATGTCATATTGTTctcgcacaaggaagatcattccataCATACTCTTCAAAAGCACTAATCAAGAATGCCTTGCGTTTGGATATTGTATTTGGTAAACTGAAGTATGTCTGATGACGTCACGCAAACGTTAATAATCAACTTCCGGGGGTAAACTGCTAAATGGTTCGTTGCCCTTCTTCATTTTGTATCACAtccatatgtttattttttaagttcacATCTTTTCTTTTATCGTTGAGTAGGAGGAGGTCAAACGAGAGTATTTGTCATCtagtgttaattgatcaccgtcgcccacattctcttgctacaccagtggaatcaaaggagcgttgccagtctttaaggaatgtgtactcgctttttttgaaggtacccatggcgTATCGTctccgaaacaccgcacaaagaagcttattccacagcttggttgtacgtggataaaagttccttgaaaaccacactgtgtaGGAACGCCTAACATCAAGATGGTCGGGACGatattcttactttaatatcgagaatcaatataataaataaactcaatCCATACAAGATAGTAACTAAATGGATTTATTGCATTTTATCTACAGACGACATAcagttttattattgaataaaatgattaaattcAATTGAGTGATAAATGAATCAATGTTATTGATCGTAATTCAAATCATGATGCCGTTATAcgataagtttttattaaataatatattttttacaaatattatagtatctataattgtatttataggTAAGTCGATGCTGGCGGGTGTGTTTATGGTCCCTGACAGCTTGTCTTTACAGACTAGATGtcaagattattattactaatataattaatataatatcggCACGGTTTCCAATAGAGCCCGGTTTGTCCTTAGCCgtctttatccacttgtgtgcaaGCGAAGCAAACTACCGCTCAGACACAAGGTGTCATTGTACAAGAACATCGTACACTGCCTATATGTACATTGCCACTGGAGCGCCGTCGTTAGTTCGTAACGTAGATTAGTAGTAGATAGATCCATTGCGATATTGAGCTGCCGACCATCGCTCAACACTTCAAGGAGATATCGCTATTTTGAAAAGGTGGCCAAGCACCATCTTGGTGAGGGAGGCATGTTCTTACGGAGTGGAACCTGGACCAAAGTCTCAACCAACAGAGGCGAACACGACTACTCTATGTATATTACTATCGCGAACGCGAACTCGACACCAACACCATCACCGACACTGACACTAAACCAAACACACCGCCCTCGGAGACGTGGGCGTGGCCATGTACaacaaaccactggcactcgtcacgaCGATTGCCAGCGgccatttatattatacaagtcAAACATTTTGTTAGtagcccgacgagatagtcctcgtcaCTCACACTCACATTACATATCCCACACCTGCAATAACGAATACTCACTCACCTATACACACAAACATATTCACACATAATCACAAACACCAATCCATACACCGCACTCGTCGATGAGTGCAAAATCTCTGCTAATCTAGAGTCCATTGCAATAACAGATattatattagatcgttagtggtCTTCTCTCCATCTAGCCTAGCGAGTCGGTCCGaagttcgagtctccttccaagatgccccgcgcctgtgagctatattttcggcctccaaggcccccaaATATCACAAATATTCGAGTAGGCggaaaatatattgtatacataCTTATCTTTGTGATTTGTCCGAAGCATTTgtctgcgtccaccatgaaactttactcctaaaagtaaagcattatggagtaaaaaatagagtcctaaatctgttaaaatcatatttaagcgaaggCGTTCAGAtataaatggcaaacggtcttcgggtaaacctgtaggaatatgtgttccgcagggttctgttctcggtcctttcttgtttcttatatatattaacgatctaccgtttgtggtagatgatagccgtgagattgtattgtttgctgatgataattcacttatttttaaagtgaagcgacgtgcagatattgatgacgaggtaaacaatgcactctcaaattTAGTGCGTtagtttgagacgaataatctgcacttcaACAGTATAAAACCAAAGTATTTACGGTTCTTTACACCAAaaacagcggaggtacaaaccaacgtacttataaatgaccagagattgaaacttgtggacactacggtcttcttgggtatcacgttagataaaaagcttcggtagggtccacatattgccaaACTAGCaaatagactcagctctgcggcatatgccgttagaaagattagaagagtacacgaatgttgcgaccgctaaattagtgtacttcagttattttcacagcatcatgacgtacgatattttactatggggtcatgctgctgagtGCATACAttaatatagtgtttgctctgcaaaagaggtaatagacagtctctcaaaggaaaatttaaagaaataaatattatgactgttcattgtcagtacatttatgtaaattttaaatatgttcacaaaaatcgtcacattTTTGCTctttatagtgattttcattattataacactagaaataagggattgcttgtaactaattctagtaggcttcataagatacataatagttttaagtggttagttttaatgtataacacttttataataaagtcccatccactgttcaggcattatctataaataaatttaaatgttttattaaaaaaaggctctgtcttaaatctgggactagattatgattattttatagcaatagcaatgactgtagactattgtatatttttattgaaaagagcgcaaaaaaagattgctggaagagtttcttgcgccgcttcttccctcttagagcgtcatttgtttccgaagcggtagtagtatagtagtatctagtacattagaaatgacatcaaaaagaattctaaaagaatcaattttgagaaaataattgccttttatgcctttttatctcTGATGAGTGGATTGATTTTtccttcaaggaatggcaaaggtacacctATACACCCAACAcgggaaaatttaaaattacaaaatatacctagcagcatcttggcaaattatattaacaatgctttatttctgaagttgacattaaaatctcTAGTCTAATCGTGGCTGTATACATGACAGATAATAGTAGAGGAGTGGAAATGAAGATTTTAGATCTTTAGTGATATTGTTGTAGAACATAGTTGCGGTGGGTGCGGGCTTTGTGGATGGACTCGGGTTCGGCGACAACACAAAGGCTGCCGTAATCCGGCTGGGACTCATGGAGATGATCAAGTTCGTGGATGTGTTCTACCCGGGCAGCAAGCTCAGCACCTTCTTCGAGTCCTGCGGCGTTGCTGACTTGATCACCACCTGCTACGGTAGGTTCATCACTCGCTGATTATCACTCAATAATGTCATTACTGGCTAAACCTGCCATTATTATTGCAAAAATCTCTCTTCAGTAATAGTTTTCCTGTTTTGGAATTTTTATTTCTCAGACTATTCACTTGcgttatttttaacatttatttaatttgatttacttTTCATCTATTAAGCAGTTCGGGAAGGTTGCTTCTTACTAGAATAGAatgtattaagttatttatttgcgctttatactaataaatttaaattgttggaAAAACGTGAAAAACATATACTAATTTGGGTGGGTAGTAGTAATGAAATTTaactataatatgtactaatatattagttttttttacaaagaaCATGTTTATGGCGTATTATAAATAGGTACAtaaaaaccaataaaaacaaatgattttcacatttattctaaaaaatatctatttgtcAGCTTTTTGTAAGAAAGGACTgtctcaaacaaaataaaacacacaATACAAATAGTTTAAGCCTAGTTTTATAGCTGATCAATAGCTTCTTGATGATAGTCAtcatcaattatttaaaatttaaaagcatTCTATTGCTACACATAAAATCATATGCATGGAGTTAAATggtaaatgggtggtagtttttgacgtgaataactaattttaaatcctatttttaataaaagtaatttattttgagTTTGAGTTTGAAAAGCCGCGCGCCAAAATACCGTTGATCTTAGACCATAGACAAACAATATACTACCGTCATAGACAAACGAATCGTAGAGGAGAAGacaacatctctaacggagataccgCAAAATACAGTacagcgaatctattgttactgcaACCGATTTTGACTGA
The sequence above is drawn from the Leptidea sinapis chromosome 42, ilLepSina1.1, whole genome shotgun sequence genome and encodes:
- the LOC126976829 gene encoding uncharacterized protein LOC126976829, producing the protein MSGNWNNDDVYKLIEMFQAREVLWNTMSESYKDRNKKHDAWMEIASEFNMDKKVIEKKIRSLVGQFNRECKSNKSGAGANESSKWFAFKKLMFLKGKNIPSLTVDGGLQGNEENRIASENTLSLNETGNTVTDETTGTPFATPKPFRKRRRPEVEQDPTQQEAVNILQRMYESRKSRDENDAFGEYVSMKLKQIKNSHAKNTAQHHINNILYNATMGQYDFPTTFTDPTASSSWGYNSEPNLSTFSENNADCSSRGYYTAPSPSASFETSSSDNSRTHTRTSARTQSPSNLSESSQDSTQSLNDLLESIKN